In Nicotiana tabacum cultivar K326 chromosome 10, ASM71507v2, whole genome shotgun sequence, the DNA window ggaagtcggaccttttcaaggtaaggcagaaaGATAACGAAATGCTTAGGGAATTAGTATCTCGGTTCCAAGAAAAGAGAATGGATTTGCCTCCGGTCACCGATGactgggttgttcaagctttcactcaaggtctcaacACTCGAAGTTCTATAGCTTTACATCAGTTGAAGCAAAGTTTACTCGAATACCTGGCTGTCACTTGGGCAGACGTACATAATCAGTACCAGACGATGATTAGAGTCGATGATGATCAACTAGGGACTCCTTCGGGGTTGGTTTATCCTAGCAGGCCCATGGGTAGGATCAAAAGGGGCGTCGATCGAGAACCGATGTCGAatagagatcgatatcaaccgTATAACACAGACCGTAGAAGTAGTGGGTCTGGGCAAAGCTTTGCACGAAATGAGAGGAGAAATGATCGAGATCAAAATTCACGGGGGCTTGATGCCGAGAAAGATCATGTTAAATATCCAACATCCAAATAAAGGTACGACCCCAGTCCAATCCTTTCTATTTTTTCGACTAACACTTGCAAGTTTTCGACAAGGATCGGCATGAAGCTTTGGACctcacgcgttgcactctttttcccttagtttGATTTTTATCCTAAATGGGTTTTTCcgacgaggtttttaatgaggcaaccattgtcGTGTTAACTTAGAGCTATTCAACGGTATCCGAGGTTCCCTACAATAAGCATCGAGTACTGAAGGGCATTCCCTCGAATGTCTACTTTGTTGCAAGGAAATCACTTCAAGACATCGGGTCTCGATAAGAGAACTTTGTAAAGGGCCAAACGGTCGGATGAACCGTATCCgtatagaatagtcgagccccgatggcaaaacatgtacacatgtatcaattatccaaagaagcattctttctatatcaaaacacTTTGTGTATCAAAATAACTTGCTACTATACGAACATCATACTTGTGATTCCATGAGAAATGACTCAAGGGCCAAAACACAAATACAACTCAAATACTTGGGGATTGTCATCGATAGTTAACACATTCGAGTATCTGAACCCGAatttataagacctcaaagaggcatccctCGACGcaaaggccaaggccatcatactGTCACGGCCTTAGTTATCCCcctgtgaactatcgtgacggcacctagtctctacgactaggtaagcctaacaaattgcggaaaaaggaaacaaaatacGAAACTAGCAAGTTACGACTGAAAACATAAATAAagagttttaaaaaaatgacGCTCGGCATATTCAATACATACTCTCAAAAATCGAatcaaactcccaaaattcggaatctcatgaaatcacaagctatagaaattgtatagtgttctaactccagaatgtctaatcaaaagaaaatacaggaaGTCTAAAGCTAaaggggagaatagagagggacttctaggtctgcggacgtggcagatatacctcaaagtctttGATGTCGCCCGCATTACTGATAGAACGGCTGAGCAGAAggacctggatttgcacatgaaaaacatgtgcaggaaagggcatgagtacaccacagcggtacccagtaagttcgaagcctaacctcggtcgagtagtgaagaggaaggtcagggccctactggttatatatatatatagagagagagagcaaAGTAAAATAGTATGAAGTGCGAcagtataattaaaaatactaataGTCGATAAAGAGTAAAATCACAAACAGAATATACTCAGTACACAaagatagcaacaggggatctccaggatatcgtcccgtagtcccaaacgtaaatgtgcagaggatctcccgggatattgtCCCATAGTCCGAATCATAAACATGTAGGGGAATCTtccggaataccaatccgtagtcccaaagtaaatatccagtagaGGGAAATCTCTCGGgtgtcgtcccatagtcccaaatgtaaacgtgcaggaggatctcccggaataccgatctgtaatctcaaagtaaacatgcagggggatctctcgggatataGTCTCTTAGTcctaaagtaaacacacaacagtctCAAGAAAGAATCTACAGTTCTATATGAGAATAAACAGGAattctactctaaacatgctgcacagaatacaagtaagcagttaaagcaggtAAGACAATTAGATCATATAAGCATGATTTTCCTAAActaaacaagaggcttcaagtacaagtattgctcaattacaagaaaacatagatatttacttaataaaaatgggggttttcaacaattagcacgtgtacgcactcgtcacctcacgtacatgacactaaaataacaacaatatcaaaattctaaggggaattcccccacacaaggttaggcaagccacttacctcgaaccagcttaaaaatcaatctgaaactatgctctttccacgagtatccaactccgagtggcccaaatttAATCAAATAAACTTCATAATGTAAATGTAATtacaaacaacgaatttagctaaaggaatcgaagctaggtagaaaatagaaaaacgcccaaaaatcctcctcgggcccacgtcttggaatcggataaaagttacggattatgaacacccattcactcacgagcacactcgaacaaaaattatcaaaatccgatGCCAAAATCTCCCTCAAAACTCAGATTTTAAGTTGGGGAACTTTTCCTCAATTCTCCCAATTTGTTTTACCTCAAATTTGAgattaaatgacaaaactaagattagaataatggaatacaactagaaagggatAAGGATTCattacccactgatttcctcttcaaaatcttCCCAATATCGCCTTCTCCCGGGCCAAAAATCAAATTTGGTGTTATGAgcttcaaaccctcaaaatttcatatttctgcccagcgatttccgcatctgcggtcatgggaccgcacctgcagtcccactTATACGGCTGGGGACTCGAACCTGCGAGATTTCATTAAACGAGCGGGTACCGCACCTGCGCTCCTTTCTCTGCAGATGCGGTCTGCTTCTGCGTCCctataaccgcatctgcggccactGGCCATCAGTGCCCCAAATCGCACCTGTGCCTACTTCCTCGCATATGTGGGCCGCACCTGCAGGCTCCTCACCgtaggtgcaaaaataccagaagcagcaacttcagaaaatagcctaagtccaattcaacttccgttaagcatctgaaactcacccgaggcccccgggacctcaaacaaacatgtcaaccaatcctaaaacatcataaaaacttattccaactctcaaatcacatcaaacaacgctaaaaccacaaatctccctccaattcaagcctaaagaacttgaaatttcaaaaacctacaaccgatgccgaaaccaaccaaaccaagtccgattgaccccaaattttgcacacaagtcacattcaacattacagagttattccaacattcagaattggattccgaccccgatatcaaaattttactATCGatccagaaacttcaaaaattcaactttcggcatttcgagcctaaataagctacggacctcgaaaacacaatccgaacacgcccctaagcccgaaataacccaacggagctaacgaaatccacggaattccattccgaggccgtcttcacactactcCAACTAcaatccaaattctaaagcttaaactctcatttggggactaagtgtcccaaaacactctgaaactcaaaacaaaTCCTCCCAataactcacaatagcagaaacaaacacgaggaaaatagttaataggggatcgaggcgttaattcttaaaaagaccggccggatcgttacacatACTCGGGGAGTAACCTTTCGAACAAGTTCAAAAGGTTTATCGGGAAATAAGTCCAAGAGACATACCCGAAGGCTATGGCCATATTAAAGGCTACTgccatattaaagactacggtCGTGTAAAAGGCTACGGCCGAAATAATGCGGCTCAGAGACATCCGACTTCCGCCATAATTAAAAGCCTTCAAATACTTCGCAAACCGATTAAACTCGGCTACCCTCGGTAAAAGaaaaaagggcttcgataaaattaGCCTTCGAATAATTTAAAGGATTCGATAACATCAGCCTTCAAAAAAAGCCACAAGAGGTATTAACACGAACGGGCTCTGATCGATTGAACCCTCGAGAAACCAACGGgtacaaaaaacacatgctaagacataaagaaattttcactaagtcttttagccaaaaagagaaaaagtataGCCGTCTTAGAGGCCGAATtggcccaacttaaagagcctaagggccaatataaaAAACCCTAAGGACTAACTTTACTTCGAgatcgagcaaatcctcactcgactataaagcctaagggatattttcatttcgagttcgagcaagtactcactcgactactaagccaagGGGCTACCCGAGTTtgagaaaattctcactcggggactatccataaagcctatgggctaacttcatttcaagttcgagcaggtcctcactcaatcataaaagcccaagggctatcttaacCCAAGTTAAAGCAAACCCTCACTGGGGGACTATCCATAAGCCTATGGGCTAACTTcaattcgagttcaagcaagtcctcactcgatcataaaagcccaagggctatcttaacccgagttcgagcaaaccctcACTCGAGGACTATCCGTAAAAACTATGGGCTAacttcatttcgagttcgagtaagtgctcacttgactactaagcccaagggctaccccaaTTCGAGAAAATTCTCAATCGAGGACTATCTTtcaagcccaagggccacctcatCTCAAGTTCGAGCATGTCCTCATTTGGCCATaaggcctaagggctattttcatttcaagttcaagCGTGCACTCACTCGAATATCAAGCCCGAGATCTATCTTACCTCATCGACTGTTGAGCCTAAAACTCAAGTTCAATGGTCATTCGGGGACCATTGATCAGAAACGTTTGAGGGCATAACTTATTATCAGCCATTACCATCTCAAACTTTGGACATTCAAAAGGAATTTTATGATAAGGCGCTTTGACCTGCACAAAAGGGTAACGGATtcagaatccatggaaggaaaaAGGCTTTGTATAAACCTTTTTACAAGAGCTATAGGTCACGACAAGAGTTCCTCGCAAGGGCCGATCAGCCTCAAAAGCAAAAAATTACTAAGAGCACGAAACCTAAGCGGCACGGTCCTTATCGCCAGAAGTGTCTTCTCTCTCAGAACCTTCCCTGCTGCCGGACTTGCTAAAAGTTCTTGGAGTTCTCCTCGAGAAAGGCCAACTTCCAAGCTCTCGTTTCCTCAGTCGCTTACGTCACGATGATGATGTCGTGGCAAATCGGGATAAAGATTAAGGACTCAATTCATTTCTTGTCGTTACACTCTAAGAAACGCGAGGACTATTTATATATGTTAGAAATCGGGGCTACCCAATTTCGTGGGCTCGAGGGTCACTTCAAGACTGAGATCGAAATAGACTAGGAGCGAGCTcgatgtatacggtcaaaatcatatgCATCCAACTTTGTAGGCTCGAGATGTCGCATCGAGGACAAAAGTTCGATATAGACCAAGCTTGGGCTCGAAGGTAGAATAAGAGGCTCGAAGACCTAAATATTCGAGGAACATCGGAGCCAAGTACGACCGACTCCGAAACAATGTCATTATGAGTTTGTTACTGAAGGACAAGATTCCCGCTACGTCCCTAGATTATGGCGTAAATTTCATAATAGATTTGTACGAATTAGTACaaatccgtactaggcggttataCAATTGTTCCCAATaagattccttactgtaaatagaaatgtaccaTATTTTAGGGTTCTCCTATTATATAagggggaccccaatcatttgcaAAGATCATCTGATCAATGGCAAAGAATATACTATCCTACTTTTCTCTCTTACtattcatcagaattgtcctttacATTTATTGTTCTTACTTCATTGCTCTTAATTCATCTCGAGGCTACTAAGCTCGGGGTCACCACTGTTGAGTAACATTGGTTTGGTTCACTTATTTATTGTTTTGACATTACACGTATAACACACGTGAGAAGAGACTGGCAACTcttaaaatagagtaaataacTTGTTATAATAGGTTAAATTACAATGATATCATCAAAATTCTTAACCTTATAATGTAAAACCATTATTTATTTGGTTCTTTGTTTTCGGTTTAAGGAAGGTCACTTCCTCTTTCTTGAAGCAACAGTTTTGGAACTTCAAGACCACGTTACGTTGGTGAATATCTTGAAGTATTTACAGTTGTAAAGGATGTGTAAAAGCAACGTCTAAGCTAGTAATCACCAAAGGTGATAACACAAAGTAAATAGAATGTATACCAGAACTGAAAAACACAAAGAAAGTGGTGAAAAAAATTGAATTAAATGTTAGAAAAATCTTGAATCCGGATTACCAGATGATGCTAAAAACTTTTGTCAAGGCAAATGAGTATATATGATCTATGGCAGATATTCATTCTCAACTTCTTAGACAAGCAATCAATAAAACCAAAGCAAAAAATGGCTCAGCAATAGTGTAGAAAAAAAGGCTTTTTTTGTTAGTCTTTCACACATTTCCAGATACTGATCAGTATACCAATATTTGGATGATACTTCAATCTTCCAACatgtatgcatttatgttttatTGATCCAATGATTAGTCAAGGTTAAAGAAGGCACAATTGAATCATCATATGTTCAAAAATATAACAAACAAGTTGTACCTAAGTAAGCAAGTCAGCATATGAATTAGTGTTTTAAATGCTGCGAGAAATGATTATACACTATGTATTTCTTGTCACTTGGGTGAATAGTTTTTGTGTAACCTAAAGCACATAATCATTCTACGTCAACAGTCTAGTTGGAGCTTCCAATGGCAATGGCGCCTCTGTGTTCTCTAACAAGGGCTCAACAACTCCTGCCAACCTCTCTCTTATTTCGAATAATCTATACTTTTTAACAATAACAACCAATATTCCCAAGAGACCAAATATTAGAAATAGCGATGAAATAGTCCACGCTTTAGAGTTGAACTTTTGATGATTATGATCATCGGCAGTAGGAGAAGGACTCGGGGCAATTCCATCAGCTGTGGGAGAAGGACTCGGAGCAATTCCACCAGCTGTGGGAGAAGGACTTGAGGCAATTCCATCATCTGTAGGAGAGGGACTCGGGGCAATATTATCAGTTGTGGGAGAAGGACTCGGGGCAATTCCACCAGCTGTGGGAGAAGGACTCGGAGCAATTTTATCAGATGCAGGAGAAGGACTTGGAGCACTAGGAGGAGGACTTGGAGCAACTTTCACCTCAGCAACTATAGCAAAATGGCCTTGTATTCTGGTTAAACAAATATTTCCATCTGTGACATCCCCAAATTCGACCAAATTATTTGAGTAGAAATAAACACACTTGGGCAAAGACCCTTGTGGTGCAGGCTGCACATTGTGGAACTTGATAGTGATAGGATCTTCCGATGCTAAAATATCTAATTCTGGTACATTTTTAGCATACAAATCATAAGCATCATAAGCCAAGATACCCAAAAGCGGAGTTAGATAAGTGTAACCAGGCAAAGGATAATAAAAAGAGGACCAATTAGCCAAGTTTTGGTAAACCAGAACAAGTTTCCTTGCATATGGTTCCTCAATGACCCCAGAAGGGATAAGGAATTCTTTATAATACCCATACGATCTCCATTTTAAGCTGTATCTTGTAAGCATCAATGCTGAAATTTTAATTCCTGGCAAGTTACAAGGGACATATGCATCATAAGGAACACCAGTTCTGACTCTTGGCCACCTCAATTCCCTGAATGCATATTGCTGAAGTAAGGAATCAAGTGAGTTTTTAGCAGATGAGTCTGAAGTAATTGATTCAGATCCAACCACAGTAGCAATTAGAAAACAGAGAATTATGTAGAAATAACCTGTTGAATTCATCAGAAATTTGGACAAAGGGGAGCCTAAAAAGGGAATATAATTTGGAATAGGATGTTTGGAAATGGAATACATTTGAGCTGCAGCATTCAAGAAAGTCAACTTTTAACGTGCTAGGCTGTTTATTTGTTTGATTCTTTATTTTCGGTTTAAGTAAGGtcacttcccttttcttcaaGCATCAATTTTGGAACTTCCAGACCACGTTGGGTCAACTCAATTTTGATTAATTTACCATtgtttaaaacaaaataaaataagggaCTGGGGAGGAGGAGTTGGCCAACTcagcttttttcttttctcattacCCCTTACTCTCGAAAAGCTAAGCCACTAATGTCGTGTTGAAGGTTGGACCTCATCAAAATCAGCAAAGCTAAGGTTGATTTTGATTAAATTTACAATTGTAAAGCATTTGTGGTAGGCTGATAGCAAAGTCTAAGATGGTATTCATCAAAGGTggtaaaacaaagaaaatagaaTGTACACCAGAATTCAAAGATACAAAATCAAAGTGCAGAAAAGAATTGAATTAAATGAGTATGATCTATGGCAGATATTCATTCTCTAACAAAGGTCTTGTACGAGTCTGTGAAGCCACTGGTGCCTTAGTATTCCCAACTCTTGTCATCAGCAATGGCACACCTCTTTCTGCTGCCTCTTCCATTCTCCCAATCTTTTTCTGCTTATCACACTTGTTTACACAAGCAATCAATAAAACCAAGAAAACCAAAGCCACAAATCCGCCAACCACTGATCCAAAAATTACCCATTTTTTTCTATCACCACTTTTGCCATTACTACTACTGCCACTACCTCCACTGCCAGGTTCTGGCTCAGCAGCAGTGAACTCAACCACTATAGCAAAATGGCCTTGTTTGGTAGTCTTGCAAATATTTCCACTAATCACATTGTCAAATTCCACTGCACCATCCAAATTAAAGTAGACACACTTAGCCATTGGCATTGGCATTGGCTTTACACTAGAAAAATTAACCAAAATGGGCTTCTCTGATGCTCTGATATCCAACTCTGGCAGATTTTTAGCTAATAAATTGGAAGCATCATAAGATAAAATACCCAAAACTGGTGTTAGATAAGTGTAACCAGGTAAAGGATAATACAAACTGGACCAATTGCCTAAATTGTGATATACTAAAACAAGCCTCTCTACATAAGGCTGCTCCAAAACACCAATTGGGATATGAAATTCTTCATATCTGCTAACACCCCTTCTCCTCATGCTTCCACTTCTCAGCCTCAGAGCACCAACTTTTATACCACTGAAATTGGAAGGCACATTGCCATTGTAAGGAATCCCAGTTCTTGGCCTAACAAATGCTCTGAAAGCATAATCTTGAAGTACTGAATCAAGCAAACGTGCTGAAAATTCTGCATTTGTTGATTCAGCATTCAGCACTGGCAGAAGAAGGATAATGTAGAGAAGAAATGCAACAAAAAACATTAGAGAGTGAAGATCTGCGTGAAATTTCTCTTGATGAACTGCAATTTGGAAGCTGCAGGAAAAGTTTCCATCCTTGTGAGACAtacaaaaatgatttttttagggCAGGAGAGAGATTACAACAATCTTGTATGCACCCATATTCACAAGTGTGGATTATTTTCTACAGAAACGTAGTTGTCATTAGGATATTAAGGAGGAAAACCACAAGCACAAAATTttggaaagtaaaaaaaaaaaaagatctggTGGTGATTAATTATAACGGGTAATGGAGTAAATGGTATGCAAGTAATTAATGAGTATATGAAAAAGGAAAGCAAATAAATGGGGAGCAACAACCATACAATACAGCTGTATCTAGAGAAGAGTCCACCGCATTTTATGTGCATTTACTCGAAAGTAAAGCCAGTCATATTCAGACAATTCAGCAATATATATTATAGATTAGACCATCAAGGTGAAAATGGGGACCTCAACTCTTGCCTGTTGAGACATGGGAGCTTCTGCACACGTGACAATACCAATGCTTCACTACAGAATATATGGACTCTTGACTCTCAACTTGACTTATGGACGACCATTTTTGAATCAAGTATAAATGGAGCTAGATATACATTTTAGAACTTAGTCTTTCAACTCGAAACCCACAGCCG includes these proteins:
- the LOC107825187 gene encoding uncharacterized protein LOC107825187; protein product: MSHKDGNFSCSFQIAVHQEKFHADLHSLMFFVAFLLYIILLLPVLNAESTNAEFSARLLDSVLQDYAFRAFVRPRTGIPYNGNVPSNFSGIKVGALRLRSGSMRRRGVSRYEEFHIPIGVLEQPYVERLVLVYHNLGNWSSLYYPLPGYTYLTPVLGILSYDASNLLAKNLPELDIRASEKPILVNFSSVKPMPMPMAKCVYFNLDGAVEFDNVISGNICKTTKQGHFAIVVEFTAAEPEPGSGGSGSSSNGKSGDRKKWVIFGSVVGGFVALVFLVLLIACVNKCDKQKKIGRMEEAAERGVPLLMTRVGNTKAPVASQTRTRPLLENEYLP